One stretch of Kogia breviceps isolate mKogBre1 chromosome 18, mKogBre1 haplotype 1, whole genome shotgun sequence DNA includes these proteins:
- the E2F4 gene encoding transcription factor E2F4 isoform X1, translated as MAEAGPQAPPPPGTPSRHEKSLGLLTTKFVSLLQEAKDGVLDLKLAADTLAVRQKRRIYDITNVLEGIGLIEKKSKNSIQWKGVGPGCNTREIADKLIELKAEIEELQQREQELDQHKVWVQQSIRNVTEDVQNSCLAYVTHEDICRCFAGDTLLAIRAPSGTSLEVPIPEGLNGQKKYQIHLKSISGPIEVLLVNKEAWSSPPVAVPVPPPEDLLQSPPAVSTPPPLPKPALVPPQDASRPSSPQVTTPNPVPGSTEAQGVAGPAAELTVSAGPGTDNKDGGELSSLPLGLTALDTRPLQSSALLDSSSSSSSNSSSSGPNPSTSFEPIKADPTGVLELPKELSEIFDPTRECMSSELLEELMSSEVFAPLLRLSPPPGDHDYIYNLDESEGVCDLFDVPVLNL; from the exons ATGGCGGAGGCCGGGCCAcaggcgccgccgcccccgggCACCCCAAGCCGGCACGAGAAGAGTTTGGGACTTCTCACTACCAAGTTCGTGTCGCTTCTGCAGGAGGCAAAGGACGGCGTGCTTGACCTCAAGCTG GCAGCTGACACTCTAGCTGTTCGCCAGAAGCGGCGGATTTATGACATTACTAACGTGCTGGAAGGTATCGGGCTGATCGAGAAAAAATCCAAGAATAGCATCCAGTGGAA GGGCGTGGGGCCTGGCTGCAATACCCGGGAGATCGCGGACAAGCTGATTGAGCTCAAGGCAGAGATCGAGGAGCTGCAGCAGCGAGAGCAAGAACTAGACCAGCACAAGGTGTGGGTGCAGCAGAGCATCCGGAACGTCACAGAGGACGTGCAGAACAGCTG CTTGGCCTACGTGACTCATGAGGACATCTGCAGATGCTTTGCTG GAGACACCCTCCTTGCCATCCGGGCCCCATCGGGCACCAGCCTGGAGGTGCCCATCCCAGAG GGCCTCAATGGGCAGAAGAAGTACCAGATTCACCTGAAGAGCATAAGTGGCCCCATCGAGGTGCTGCTGGTGAACAAGGAGGCATGGAGCTCACCACCTGTGGCGGTGCCTGTGCCGCCACCCGAAGATCTGCTTCAGAGCCCACCTGCTGTCTCTACCCCTCCGCCTCTGCCCAAGCCTGCTCTGGTCCCACCCCAGGATGCCTCACGCCCAAGCAGTCCCCAGGTGACCACCCCCAACCCTGTTCCCGGCAGCACCGAAGCCCAGGGGGTGGCCGGTCCAGCCGCTGAGCTCACAG TGAGTGCTGGCCCTGGAACCGATAACAAGGACGGTGGTGAGCTCAGCTCCCTCCCGCTGGGCCTGACAGCACTGGACACCCGGCCGCTGCAGTCCTCTGCCCTGTtggacagcagcagcagcagcagcagcaatagcAGTTCGTCCGGACCCAACCCTTCTACCTCCTTTGAGCCCATCAAGGCAGACCCCACAGGTG TTTTGGAGCTCCCCAAAGAGCTGTCAGAAATCTTTGATCCCACTCGAG aGTGCATGAGCTCAGAGCTCTTGGAGGAGCTGATGTCCTCAGAAG TGTTTGCACCCCTCCTCCGCCTTTCTCCACCCCCTGGAGACCACGATTACATCTACAACCTGGATGAGAGTGAAGGTGTCTGTGACCTCTTTGATGTGCCTGTTCTCAACCTCTGA
- the E2F4 gene encoding transcription factor E2F4 isoform X2 — protein MAEAGPQAPPPPGTPSRHEKSLGLLTTKFVSLLQEAKDGVLDLKLAADTLAVRQKRRIYDITNVLEGIGLIEKKSKNSIQWKGVGPGCNTREIADKLIELKAEIEELQQREQELDQHKVWVQQSIRNVTEDVQNSCLAYVTHEDICRCFAGDTLLAIRAPSGTSLEVPIPEGLNGQKKYQIHLKSISGPIEVLLVNKEAWSSPPVAVPVPPPEDLLQSPPAVSTPPPLPKPALVPPQDASRPSSPQVTTPNPVPGSTEAQGVAGPAAELTVLELPKELSEIFDPTRECMSSELLEELMSSEVFAPLLRLSPPPGDHDYIYNLDESEGVCDLFDVPVLNL, from the exons ATGGCGGAGGCCGGGCCAcaggcgccgccgcccccgggCACCCCAAGCCGGCACGAGAAGAGTTTGGGACTTCTCACTACCAAGTTCGTGTCGCTTCTGCAGGAGGCAAAGGACGGCGTGCTTGACCTCAAGCTG GCAGCTGACACTCTAGCTGTTCGCCAGAAGCGGCGGATTTATGACATTACTAACGTGCTGGAAGGTATCGGGCTGATCGAGAAAAAATCCAAGAATAGCATCCAGTGGAA GGGCGTGGGGCCTGGCTGCAATACCCGGGAGATCGCGGACAAGCTGATTGAGCTCAAGGCAGAGATCGAGGAGCTGCAGCAGCGAGAGCAAGAACTAGACCAGCACAAGGTGTGGGTGCAGCAGAGCATCCGGAACGTCACAGAGGACGTGCAGAACAGCTG CTTGGCCTACGTGACTCATGAGGACATCTGCAGATGCTTTGCTG GAGACACCCTCCTTGCCATCCGGGCCCCATCGGGCACCAGCCTGGAGGTGCCCATCCCAGAG GGCCTCAATGGGCAGAAGAAGTACCAGATTCACCTGAAGAGCATAAGTGGCCCCATCGAGGTGCTGCTGGTGAACAAGGAGGCATGGAGCTCACCACCTGTGGCGGTGCCTGTGCCGCCACCCGAAGATCTGCTTCAGAGCCCACCTGCTGTCTCTACCCCTCCGCCTCTGCCCAAGCCTGCTCTGGTCCCACCCCAGGATGCCTCACGCCCAAGCAGTCCCCAGGTGACCACCCCCAACCCTGTTCCCGGCAGCACCGAAGCCCAGGGGGTGGCCGGTCCAGCCGCTGAGCTCACAG TTTTGGAGCTCCCCAAAGAGCTGTCAGAAATCTTTGATCCCACTCGAG aGTGCATGAGCTCAGAGCTCTTGGAGGAGCTGATGTCCTCAGAAG TGTTTGCACCCCTCCTCCGCCTTTCTCCACCCCCTGGAGACCACGATTACATCTACAACCTGGATGAGAGTGAAGGTGTCTGTGACCTCTTTGATGTGCCTGTTCTCAACCTCTGA